TCAATCCGTGCCCTCCTGACGCCCGCCAGGGGCACCGCCGACGTGCCCGCCGCCCAGCCTTGCAGCCAGCCGACGAGCAGCCCCGGCCAGAGGGTTGGCATCCGTGCCGATAGGCCCTCCATGGTTCACGCACTCGACCAGGACGGCCAGGATCGCAGCCGCCAAGTCGCCTGCCGCACCGGAATTCGCAGCGCTCGATTCCGAAACATGCGGTTTTCCCGACGATTCTTGACTAGTTCCAGTCCCCTTGGGGGTATGGACTGCGGCTCCGTGTGAACGCACGGGGCCGCATTTTTTTTGATGCACAAATGAATTGGCACCGGGCGAGTGCCGATTACTAAAGAGGCTTTCTGTTTCACAGTGGCCTCTGTTAAGGGCCGGCATATGAAAAAAGCACTCTCGACGTTGAAGATTGCGGGCATGCTCGGCGTGGCGGTGGCCTCGGTGTCTAACTGGATCGACCAGGGGCTCCTCAAGGCCGGGCGCACGCCGGGCGGGCACCGGCGCGTGCTGCCTGAAGACCTGATCACCTTCCTGCGCCGCCAGAACCTCCCCATCCCGCCTCAGATCATGCCCGCTCACCCCAAGGTGCTCGTCGTCGACGACGAAGAGCCCCTGGCGCAATGGATCGGCGAAATGATCCTGTCGCAATATCCCTCGTGCCTCGTTTCGCTGGCCCACGATGGTTACGCCGCCGGGGACATGGTGGCCTCGCTCAAGCCCGACGTGGTGATCCTCGACCTGCGCATGCCGGGCATGGACGGGTTCGAAGTGTGCAAACGGATCAAGTCCAAGCCCCACGCCACTCACACCTGCGTGATCGCCGTGACGGCGATGCACTCCCCCGACGTCGAGAAGCGCATCCTCCAATGCGGCGCGGGCGCCTGCCTGCCCAAACCCATCGACCCCGACGCCCTTCTGACACACGTGGAAGCCGCCCTGGCGCATTTTCCCTGCTAAGGCGCCCAGATCCACCAGACAACCGCACACGACGCCAGCACCGCGGCGATCGTGAAGGGGATGCCGATGGCCATGAACCGCCGGAAGGTCACGGGCATTCCCTGCTTTCGCAGCATGCCCACGGCCACAATATTCGCCGAGGCGCCGATGGGCGTGATGTTGCCGCCCAGGCACGACCCGACGAGCATGCCGAACATCAGCAGCGGCACCGGCATGTCCAGCGACTGGGCGACCTTGTCCACCACCGGAATCATCGCCAGCAGGAACGGCACGTTGTCGACAAAGCCCGAGACCAGCACCGACAGCGCCACGATGGCAGCAAAGGCGCTGAAGGGATGATCGCCCAGGACGGCCGACATGTTCGCTGCGATGACATCCAGGACCTTGGCCTCGCTGAGCCCGCCGACGACCACGAACACGCCGATGAGAAAGAACGTGGTGTCCCAGTCGAGCGAGCGGACCAGAAAGCGGCTCGAGCCCCACCGGGCGATCAGACGGAACCACACCAGCGCCACAGCCGCCAGCACCATCGTGAACGTCCCGGCCAGCCACACGAAACCCGGATCGAACAGGGAGGTGACGGACAACCCGGCCACCAGGGCGCCGACCAGGACCGTCGGCACCCAGGAGCGGACCTTTTCCACCGGGACGGTCTCAACGGCCTGGCGGTACTTTCGCAGCAGCCACGCCGCCACCACCAGCGAGGCGATCGCCCCGGCCTGCACGGCGAAGAAGATCCCCAGCTTGCCTTGGTAGATGAAGAAGTCCATGAACGACAGCTTCAGGTGCCCGGCCAGGATCATGCTCGGCGGGTCGCCGATCAGGGTGGCTGTGCCCTGAAGGTTGGAACTGACGGCGATGAGAATCATCAGCCGCACCGGCGAGATGTCCAGTTTCTTCGTCAGGCTGATAGCCACCGGGGCGATCAGCAGCACGACGGCGACGTTCTCGACGAACATGGAGATGAAGCCCGACAGGACACAGATGGCCAGCATCGCCCCGCGGGCGGTGCGCGTCTTGTCGACGAGCCACTCGGCCATCACCGCCGGCATGCGCGACTGCAGGAACACGTCGGCCAGCACCATCGTGCCAAAGAACAGCCCGATGACGTTCCAGTTGATTTCCTGGAACAGGGCCTCATGCCAGTGCAGCACGCCGGCCAGCACCAGCACCACCGACCCCGCGCAGGCGACGATCGAACGCCGCGTGGGAAACACCACGAACAGCGCGTAACAGGCCACGAAGATGCCCACGGCGGTCCATTGCTGTGAATTCATTGAGTCCTTCTCTAAACAAGCGCCGCGTCCAAGTCAACCCTGCCCGCGGATTCAGGGCTGAACCTGTGTGTAATGATAGAGGAACACCGCCGCCGCAACGGCTACATTCAGCGAATCGGTCCCCAGCTGCATCGGGATGACGACCTTGCGGTCGCACAGGGCGGCAAAGTCGGACCGCAGACCTTGGGCCTCGTTGCCAAACAGCAGCGCGGTTCGCCCGCCGTGGCGCGCCGAGGCCAGCGCCTCCGCGTCGTCAGCCAGAACCGCCCCCACTGCTTCAAAAGCGTGCGAGCCCTTGAGGGCGGCCACGTCGGCCGCCAGGTCCGCCGAACGCACGAGGTTGAGGCTGAAGATCGTGCCCATCGACACGCGGATCGACTGGCGGTAGAACGCGTCGCAGCAATCGGGGCCGACGATCACCATGTCGGCGCCGAAGGCGCTGCTGATGCGCAGCAGCGCGCCCATGTTGTCGGGCTTGGTGATTTCCGATAGCACCACCGCCGTGGCGCGTGGGGCCAGGCCGGCCGCAGCGGCTTCCAGCGTGACGGCCTGTCCGCGGCGGCCGCACGCGATGATGCCCAGGTGGAAATGGAACCCGACGATCGCGCTGAGCAGGTCCGCCGGGGCGATGTACACGGGCACCTCGGGCGGAACATGCGGGAGGATCTTGTCCGCCTGGCGGTCGGCCACCAGCACCGACTCGACGCCGTAGCGGCT
The sequence above is drawn from the Planctomycetaceae bacterium genome and encodes:
- a CDS encoding RNA methyltransferase yields the protein MPESPATYFVTTIDDERIGVYRNLKDRELARLEGRFIAEGEMVVRRLLASRYGVESVLVADRQADKILPHVPPEVPVYIAPADLLSAIVGFHFHLGIIACGRRGQAVTLEAAAAGLAPRATAVVLSEITKPDNMGALLRISSAFGADMVIVGPDCCDAFYRQSIRVSMGTIFSLNLVRSADLAADVAALKGSHAFEAVGAVLADDAEALASARHGGRTALLFGNEAQGLRSDFAALCDRKVVIPMQLGTDSLNVAVAAAVFLYHYTQVQP
- a CDS encoding response regulator; the encoded protein is MKKALSTLKIAGMLGVAVASVSNWIDQGLLKAGRTPGGHRRVLPEDLITFLRRQNLPIPPQIMPAHPKVLVVDDEEPLAQWIGEMILSQYPSCLVSLAHDGYAAGDMVASLKPDVVILDLRMPGMDGFEVCKRIKSKPHATHTCVIAVTAMHSPDVEKRILQCGAGACLPKPIDPDALLTHVEAALAHFPC
- a CDS encoding SLC13 family permease; translated protein: MNSQQWTAVGIFVACYALFVVFPTRRSIVACAGSVVLVLAGVLHWHEALFQEINWNVIGLFFGTMVLADVFLQSRMPAVMAEWLVDKTRTARGAMLAICVLSGFISMFVENVAVVLLIAPVAISLTKKLDISPVRLMILIAVSSNLQGTATLIGDPPSMILAGHLKLSFMDFFIYQGKLGIFFAVQAGAIASLVVAAWLLRKYRQAVETVPVEKVRSWVPTVLVGALVAGLSVTSLFDPGFVWLAGTFTMVLAAVALVWFRLIARWGSSRFLVRSLDWDTTFFLIGVFVVVGGLSEAKVLDVIAANMSAVLGDHPFSAFAAIVALSVLVSGFVDNVPFLLAMIPVVDKVAQSLDMPVPLLMFGMLVGSCLGGNITPIGASANIVAVGMLRKQGMPVTFRRFMAIGIPFTIAAVLASCAVVWWIWAP